A single Triticum dicoccoides isolate Atlit2015 ecotype Zavitan chromosome 2A, WEW_v2.0, whole genome shotgun sequence DNA region contains:
- the LOC119356096 gene encoding branched-chain amino acid aminotransferase 2, chloroplastic-like gives MELRLRAPVSRASASPRGTAVSPSPRPHPRLPSQPIQKRFAGSAVSVSRRGTAARSSPCSALMTASYNTGTPDLVDFDWETLGFQLVPTDFMYIMKCSSDGVFTKGELVPYGPIEMNPAAAVLNYGQGLLEGLRAHRKEDGSVIVFRPEENALRMRIGADRLCMPAPSVEQFLSGVKQTILANKRWVPPTGKGSLYIRPLLIGSAAMLGVAPAPEYTFVVYVCPVGHYFKDGLSPISLLTEEEYHRAAPGGTGDIKTIGNYASVVSAQRRAKAQGHSDVLYLDPVHKKFVEEVSSCNIFMVKDNVISTPLLTGTILPGITRRSIIEIARNLGIQVEERLIAIDELLDADEVFCTGTAVVLSPVGSIVYHGRRVEYGGGKVGAVSQQLYSALTAIQKGLAEDSMGWGVQLN, from the exons ATGGAGCTCCGCCTCCGCGCCCCGGTGTCCCGCGCTTCCGCTTCTCCGCGCGGCACGGCGGTCTCCCCCAGCCCCAGGCCGCATCCGCGCCTGCCCTCACAACCC ATTCAGAAGCGATTCGCCGGCAGCGCCGTCTCCGTCTCCAGGCGAGGCACTGCGGCAAGGAGCAGCCCGTGTTCCGCCCTGATGACGGCGTCATACAA CACAGGAACTCCGGACCTGGTCGACTTCGACTGGGAGACTCTTGGATTTCAATTGGTCCCGACAGACTTTATGTATATAATGAAATGTTCGTCAGATGGGGTGTTCACCAAGGGTGAATTGGTTCCGTATGGGCCAATTGAGATGAACCCCGCTGCTGCAGTTTTAAATTATGGCCAG GGATTGCTCGAAGGTCTTAGAGCACACAGAAAGGAGGATGGTTCGGTAATTGTTTTTCGCCCTGAGGAAAACGCGTTGCGGATGAGGATAGGTGCAGATCGGCTATGCATGCCTGCACCAAGCGTTGAGCAGTTCCTATCAGGTGTCAAGCAAACTATATTGGCAAACAAGCGTTGG GTACCCCCCACTGGCAAAGGTTCTTTATATATCAGGCCGCTGCTGATTGGAAGTGCAGCTATGCTAGGTGTAGCACCTGCTCCGGAGTATACATTTGTCGTGTATGTTTGCCCAGTTGGTCACTATTTCAAG GATGGCCTGTCTCCTATTAGCTTATTGACTGAGGAAGAATATCACCGCGCTGCACCTGGTGGAACTGGTGATATTAAGACAATTGGAAATTATGCTTCG GTTGTTAGTGCTCAGAGAAGAGCCAAGGCGCAAGGTCATTCTGATGTTCTTTACTTGGATCCCGTGCATAAGAAGTTTGTGGAGGAAGTTTCTTCCTGTAATATATTCATGGTGAAG GATAATGTTATTTCTACTCCACTATTAACGGGAACAATTCTTCCTGGAATCACAAGAAGAAGTATAATTGAAATTGCCCGAAATCTTGGAATCCAG GTCGAAGAGCGCCTTATTGCGATAGATGAGTTGCTTGACGCGGATGAAGTCTTCTGTACAGGGACTGCCGTTGTACTATCACCTGTTGGTTCCATAGTGTACCACGGAAGAAG AGTGGAGTATGGGGGCGGGAAGGTCGGAGCGGTGTCCCAGCAACTGTATTCGGCACTCACAGCTATCCAGAAAGGCCTTGCAGAGGACAGTATGGGATGGGGTGTGCAATTGAATTAG
- the LOC119356097 gene encoding uncharacterized protein LOC119356097 isoform X1 — translation MLSPNMANKSYKQRNEKVQVGCMSGLIRMFDFRRGQKYLSDGSRRINTYSVKRGLKGSEDYNRITAADNDRDHGAETIYAGRPSIRALMEEEMASGTQPLKQTERNTLGIFSSDVKSVNLPEGSEIDLNLAASLMEIYRSHNGSQDSSDSVKSGNISYSVDQENNADAGAHTSRIPCVIQKALEDVAEAVISHQSANADYITSSGEARSKELVDALQLLSSNKELFLMLLRDPSSRLLQCLQNLYTSLGGPKLEPTESDEVNKLQVATNGIEQSEVSPSKVQRKYNSFLQEDKLVMRKPSQLNDTSRGLSTIVILKPSPARSQGSLISSSVTSSPLSNHNNMPGQVKSGKAPHHFSLRELRRRLKLATMSSSTFHNADPPKQFAVESMSISSESTDSSDCEIAKEPSIVVDKKTNFRDSGIGMGNDATHGVGSFSYEKARKHLIEKLDNQDEDISQTLHKSESIRRLISHPEDEAFSPSHSPPEEGISISQEATDSSSQIIEQDDSSANFSPPSEDQETESTNASSSSASKELNELRTDHGNHVLEEHTISQELIDEDVKNMQDTVENLQLSTETETSSERFELINSEKLSSEEPHPVNVLPEVTVHSPEDPVEEQDDCSPSAVVRLAKPSMLTFACLPENADEKEEKLSPHSVLDPSLANSTSPSHKTRKQDELSMPSSRVLFEELDTPSETLQTPVLYDKNERVSFIKSVLEASESLAGGCSERWYTDVSVLETSVLAEIGMSYCLTDDVVLLFDCVEEVLLKISDDFFGADPWVAFLKKNVRPAPLGMELVREVAKCIDCLVDDTETPKTLDEVVLKDLESGPWMDLRCDAEDAVIDVWDGMLDDLLEEMVFDLWF, via the exons ATGTTGTCCCCCAACATGGCAAACAAAAGTTACAAGCAGCGGAACGAGAAGGTTCAGGTAGGTTGTATGTCGGGGCTGATCCGCATGTTCGACTTCCGCCGCGGTCAAAAATATCTTTCAGATGGGAGCCGGAGGATCAACACATATTCAG TTAAAAGGGGTCTAAAAGGTTCTGAAGATTACAATAGAATCACGGCTGCAGAT AATGACAGAGACCATGGTGCTGAAACAATTTATGCCGGCAGGCCAAGTattagagcactgatggaagaagaGATGGCCAGTGGCACACAGCCCTtgaagcaaacagaaagaaatacgCTGGGGATATTCTCTAGTGATGTTAAGTCTGTGAATCTGCCTGAAGGATCTGAGATTGACCTAAACTTGGCTGCGAGTCTCATGGAAATTTACAGAAGTCACAATGGAAGTCAAGACAGTAGCGATTCTGTTAAATCCGGTAACATTTCTTATTCAGTTGACCAAGAGAACAATGCTGATGCTGGTGCACATACCAGTCGGATACCCTGTGTTATTCAGAAAGCACTAGAAGATGTGGCCGAAGCGGTAATAAGCCATCAATCAGCGAATGCAGACTACATAACCAGCAGCGGCGAAGCTAGGTCCAAAGAATTGGTTGATGCACTGCAGCTGCTGAGCTCAAACAAAGAGTTGTTTCTGATGCTTCTGCGAGACCCGAGCTCTAGATTGTTACAGTGCCTCCAAAACCTCTATACATCCCTAGGAGGTCCCAAGTTAGAACCCACGGAATCTGATGAAGTAAATAAGTTGCAAGTTGCGACTAACGGCATAGAGCAGTCGGAGGTTTCACCAAGTAAAGTGCAAAGAAAGTATAATTCTTTCTTGCAAGAGGATAAGTTAGTCATGAGGAAACCATCACAGCTAAATGACACTTCCCGTGGCCTTAGCACAATAGTAATCTTGAAGCCAAGTCCTGCAAGAAGTCAGGGTAGCCTTATCTCAAGTAGTGTAACTTCTTCACCACTATCAAATCATAATAATATGCCAGGTCAGGTTAAAAGTGGCAAAGCTCCTCACCATTTCTCTCTTAGAGAGCTTAGAAGGAGGCTAAAGCTTGCCACCATGAGTAGTAGTACTTTCCACAATGCTGATCCACCCAAGCAGTTTGCTGTCGAAAGTATGTCGATAAGTTCAGAAAGTACAGATTCTTCTGACTGTGAGATAGCTAAGGAACCATCCATTGTTGTTGACAAGAAAACAAACTTTAGAGATAGTGGAATTGGCATGGGGAATGATGCCACTCATGGTGTCGGCTCTTTTTCCTATGAAAAGGCTAGGAAGCATCTCATTGAGAAGCTAGACAATCAAGATGAAGACATTTCTCAGACTCTACATAAATCAGAATCCATTAGGAGATTAATTTCACATCCGGAGGATGAGGCATTTTCTCCCAGTCATTCCCCTCCAGAGGAGGGCATTAGTATATCTCAGGAAGCTACAGACTCAAGTTCACAAATAATTGAGCAAGATGATAGTTCAGCAAATTTTAGCCCACCAAGCGAAGACCAGGAGACAGAATCGACCAATGCAAGCTCTTCATCAGCTAGTAAAGAGTTGAATGAACTCAGGACAGATCATGGCAACCATGTATTGGAGGAGCACACTATTTCTCAGGAGCTAATTGATGAAG ATGTTAAGAACATGCAGGATACAGTGGAAAACCTACAACTCTCTACCGAGACCGAAACTTCAAGTGAAAGATTTGAACTAATAAATTCAGAAAAG TTATCTTCCGAAGAACCACATCCTGTGAATGTGTTACCAGAAGTTACTGTGCATTCTCCTGAGGACCCCGTTGAGGAACAAGACGATTGCAGTCCATCAGCAGTCGTTCGATTAGCCAAGCCATCCATGTTGACATTTGCTTGCCTGCCCGAGAATGCTGATGAAAAAGAGGAGAAACTGAGTCCACACTCGGTTCTGGACCCTTCCTTGGCAAATAGTACCAGTCCCAGCCATAAAACTCGAAAGCAAG ATGAGTTGTCCATGCCTAGCTCAAGAGTTCTTTTCGAAGAACTTGACACTCCATCTGAGACGTTGCAGACTCCTGTTCTTTATGATAAAAATGAAAGGGTTTCCTTCATTAAGTCTGTGCTAGAAGCGTCAGAATCGCTGGCCGGGGGCTGTTCGGAGAGGTGGTATACGGATGTGTCAGTGCTTGAGACATCTGTATTGGCTGAAATAGGAATGTCATACTGCCTGACAGACGATGTGGTTCTTCTTTTTGATTGTGTTGAGGAAGTCCTTCTCAAGATAAGCGATGATTTCTTCGGCGCTGACCCATGGGTAGCTTTTCTGAAGAAAAACGTGAGGCCAGCACCTCTGGGGATGGAACTCGTTAGAGAGGTGGCTAAGTGCATCGATTGCCTTGTCGATGATACTGAAACTCCAAAAACGTTAGATGAGGTGGTGCTGAAAGACTTGGAAAGTGGACCATGGATGGACCTTCGGTGCGATGCCGAAGACGCTGTTATTGATGTGTGGGATGGTATGCTTGACGACTTACTGGAGGAGATGGTATTTGACCTGTGGTTTTAA
- the LOC119356097 gene encoding uncharacterized protein LOC119356097 isoform X2 — translation MPSIRALMEEEMASGTQPLKQTERNTLGIFSSDVKSVNLPEGSEIDLNLAASLMEIYRSHNGSQDSSDSVKSGNISYSVDQENNADAGAHTSRIPCVIQKALEDVAEAVISHQSANADYITSSGEARSKELVDALQLLSSNKELFLMLLRDPSSRLLQCLQNLYTSLGGPKLEPTESDEVNKLQVATNGIEQSEVSPSKVQRKYNSFLQEDKLVMRKPSQLNDTSRGLSTIVILKPSPARSQGSLISSSVTSSPLSNHNNMPGQVKSGKAPHHFSLRELRRRLKLATMSSSTFHNADPPKQFAVESMSISSESTDSSDCEIAKEPSIVVDKKTNFRDSGIGMGNDATHGVGSFSYEKARKHLIEKLDNQDEDISQTLHKSESIRRLISHPEDEAFSPSHSPPEEGISISQEATDSSSQIIEQDDSSANFSPPSEDQETESTNASSSSASKELNELRTDHGNHVLEEHTISQELIDEDVKNMQDTVENLQLSTETETSSERFELINSEKLSSEEPHPVNVLPEVTVHSPEDPVEEQDDCSPSAVVRLAKPSMLTFACLPENADEKEEKLSPHSVLDPSLANSTSPSHKTRKQDELSMPSSRVLFEELDTPSETLQTPVLYDKNERVSFIKSVLEASESLAGGCSERWYTDVSVLETSVLAEIGMSYCLTDDVVLLFDCVEEVLLKISDDFFGADPWVAFLKKNVRPAPLGMELVREVAKCIDCLVDDTETPKTLDEVVLKDLESGPWMDLRCDAEDAVIDVWDGMLDDLLEEMVFDLWF, via the exons AT GCCAAGTattagagcactgatggaagaagaGATGGCCAGTGGCACACAGCCCTtgaagcaaacagaaagaaatacgCTGGGGATATTCTCTAGTGATGTTAAGTCTGTGAATCTGCCTGAAGGATCTGAGATTGACCTAAACTTGGCTGCGAGTCTCATGGAAATTTACAGAAGTCACAATGGAAGTCAAGACAGTAGCGATTCTGTTAAATCCGGTAACATTTCTTATTCAGTTGACCAAGAGAACAATGCTGATGCTGGTGCACATACCAGTCGGATACCCTGTGTTATTCAGAAAGCACTAGAAGATGTGGCCGAAGCGGTAATAAGCCATCAATCAGCGAATGCAGACTACATAACCAGCAGCGGCGAAGCTAGGTCCAAAGAATTGGTTGATGCACTGCAGCTGCTGAGCTCAAACAAAGAGTTGTTTCTGATGCTTCTGCGAGACCCGAGCTCTAGATTGTTACAGTGCCTCCAAAACCTCTATACATCCCTAGGAGGTCCCAAGTTAGAACCCACGGAATCTGATGAAGTAAATAAGTTGCAAGTTGCGACTAACGGCATAGAGCAGTCGGAGGTTTCACCAAGTAAAGTGCAAAGAAAGTATAATTCTTTCTTGCAAGAGGATAAGTTAGTCATGAGGAAACCATCACAGCTAAATGACACTTCCCGTGGCCTTAGCACAATAGTAATCTTGAAGCCAAGTCCTGCAAGAAGTCAGGGTAGCCTTATCTCAAGTAGTGTAACTTCTTCACCACTATCAAATCATAATAATATGCCAGGTCAGGTTAAAAGTGGCAAAGCTCCTCACCATTTCTCTCTTAGAGAGCTTAGAAGGAGGCTAAAGCTTGCCACCATGAGTAGTAGTACTTTCCACAATGCTGATCCACCCAAGCAGTTTGCTGTCGAAAGTATGTCGATAAGTTCAGAAAGTACAGATTCTTCTGACTGTGAGATAGCTAAGGAACCATCCATTGTTGTTGACAAGAAAACAAACTTTAGAGATAGTGGAATTGGCATGGGGAATGATGCCACTCATGGTGTCGGCTCTTTTTCCTATGAAAAGGCTAGGAAGCATCTCATTGAGAAGCTAGACAATCAAGATGAAGACATTTCTCAGACTCTACATAAATCAGAATCCATTAGGAGATTAATTTCACATCCGGAGGATGAGGCATTTTCTCCCAGTCATTCCCCTCCAGAGGAGGGCATTAGTATATCTCAGGAAGCTACAGACTCAAGTTCACAAATAATTGAGCAAGATGATAGTTCAGCAAATTTTAGCCCACCAAGCGAAGACCAGGAGACAGAATCGACCAATGCAAGCTCTTCATCAGCTAGTAAAGAGTTGAATGAACTCAGGACAGATCATGGCAACCATGTATTGGAGGAGCACACTATTTCTCAGGAGCTAATTGATGAAG ATGTTAAGAACATGCAGGATACAGTGGAAAACCTACAACTCTCTACCGAGACCGAAACTTCAAGTGAAAGATTTGAACTAATAAATTCAGAAAAG TTATCTTCCGAAGAACCACATCCTGTGAATGTGTTACCAGAAGTTACTGTGCATTCTCCTGAGGACCCCGTTGAGGAACAAGACGATTGCAGTCCATCAGCAGTCGTTCGATTAGCCAAGCCATCCATGTTGACATTTGCTTGCCTGCCCGAGAATGCTGATGAAAAAGAGGAGAAACTGAGTCCACACTCGGTTCTGGACCCTTCCTTGGCAAATAGTACCAGTCCCAGCCATAAAACTCGAAAGCAAG ATGAGTTGTCCATGCCTAGCTCAAGAGTTCTTTTCGAAGAACTTGACACTCCATCTGAGACGTTGCAGACTCCTGTTCTTTATGATAAAAATGAAAGGGTTTCCTTCATTAAGTCTGTGCTAGAAGCGTCAGAATCGCTGGCCGGGGGCTGTTCGGAGAGGTGGTATACGGATGTGTCAGTGCTTGAGACATCTGTATTGGCTGAAATAGGAATGTCATACTGCCTGACAGACGATGTGGTTCTTCTTTTTGATTGTGTTGAGGAAGTCCTTCTCAAGATAAGCGATGATTTCTTCGGCGCTGACCCATGGGTAGCTTTTCTGAAGAAAAACGTGAGGCCAGCACCTCTGGGGATGGAACTCGTTAGAGAGGTGGCTAAGTGCATCGATTGCCTTGTCGATGATACTGAAACTCCAAAAACGTTAGATGAGGTGGTGCTGAAAGACTTGGAAAGTGGACCATGGATGGACCTTCGGTGCGATGCCGAAGACGCTGTTATTGATGTGTGGGATGGTATGCTTGACGACTTACTGGAGGAGATGGTATTTGACCTGTGGTTTTAA
- the LOC119356098 gene encoding rop guanine nucleotide exchange factor 3-like, with translation MDTPTSSTWEEGSQSDYADLDDDDMPLDHQRGSVLRALNLRRDDEHDDDAASDVSSECSGEPGSPYGSPYPRWPVCKLAARMPPPAPLLQRLGTEARRGGARDRKAGCTELQLMKERFSKLLLGEDMSGGGKGVSTAAAISNAITNLYATVFGSCHRLEPLPVEKKSMWRREMDCLLSVCDYIVEFFPSKDILPDGTTREVMATRPRSDIYVNLPALEKLDDMLLEILDGFQKTEFWYLNDKAHKDSCDDSAPCRPASHRGEERWWLPVPCVTKSGLTEPARRDLRQKHDCASQIHKAAMAINNGILAEIKIPESYTQTLPKCGRASVGDAIYRGMSFPGKFSPEYLLDCLELSSEHEALEAADRVEAAMHVWRRKAGHGHARSPWGAVKDLMESDKNVMLASRAEDALLCLKHRFPGLSQTTLDASKIQHNKDVGQAVLESYSRVLESLAYTIVTCIDDVLFADESARKIG, from the exons ATGGACACGCCGACGTCGTCGACGTGGGAGGAGGGCTCGCAGTCCGACTACGCCGACCTCGACGACGATGACATGCCCCTCGACCATCAGCGCGGCAGCGTGCTGCGGGCGCTGAACCTCCGCCGCGACGACGAGCACGACGATGACGCCGCCTCCGACGTGTCGTCCGAGTGCAGCGGGGAGCCCGGGAGCCCGTACGGGTCGCCGTACCCGCGCTGGCCGGTCTGCAAGCTGGCGGCGCGgatgccgccgccggcgccgctgcTGCAGAGGCTCGGCACGGAGGCGCGCCGCGGCGGCGCGCGTGACCGCAAGGCCGGTTGCACCG AGTTGCAGCTGATGAAGGAGAGGTTCTCGAAGCTCCTGCTCGGggaggacatgtccggcggcggcaagggtgtctccaccgccgccgccatctctaacGCCATCACCAACCTCTACG CGACCGTTTTCGGGAGCTGCCACAGGCTGGAGCCGCTGCCGGTGGAGAAGAAGTCGATGTGGCGGCGGGAGATGGACTGCCTGCTCTCCGTCTGCGACTACATCGTCGAGTTCTTCCCGTCCAAGGACATCCTGCCCGACGGCACGACCCGAGAG GTGATGGCGAccaggccgagatccgacatctacGTCAACCTCCCGGCGCTCGAGAAgctcgacgacatgctgctc GAGATCCTGGACGGCTTCCAGAAGACGGAATTCTGGTACCTCAACGACAAGGCGCACAAGGACAGCTGCGACGACTCGGCGCCCTGCCGTCCGGCGAGCCACCGCGGCGAGGAGCGGTGGTGGCTACCGGTGCCGTGCGTCACCAAGTCCGGGCTCACGGAGCCGGCCCGGCGGGACCTGCGGCAGAAGCACGACTGCGCGAGCCAGATCCACAAGGCGGCCATGGCCATCAACAACGGCATCCTCGCCGAGATCAAGATCCCAGAATCGTACACGCAGACGCTTCCCAAG TGCGGGCGGGCGAGCGTGGGCGACGCCATCTACCGGGGCATGTCGTTCCCGGGCAAGTTCTCGCCGGAGTACCTGCTGGACTGCCTGGAGCTGTCGTCGGAGCACGAGGCCCTGGAGGCGGCGGACCGCGTGGAGGCGGCAATGCACGTGTGGCGGCGCAAGGCGGGGCACGGCCACGCTCGGTCGCCGTGGGGCGCCGTCAAGGACCTCATGGAGTCGGACAAGAACGTGATGCTGGCGAGCCGGGCCGAGGACGCCCTGCTCTGCCTCAAGCACCGCTTCCCCGGCCTCTCCCAGACCACGCTCGACGCCAGCAAGATACAGCACAACAAG GACGTCGGGCAGGCCGTGCTGGAGAGCTACTCCAGGGTGCTGGAGAGCCTGGCGTACACCATAGTGACATGTATAGACGACGTTCTTTTCGCCGACGAGTCGGCGAGGAAGATCGGATGA